The Scomber scombrus chromosome 5, fScoSco1.1, whole genome shotgun sequence genome window below encodes:
- the LOC133980865 gene encoding P2Y purinoceptor 14, which translates to MDHLNSTLPSTNQSDFGSLFTHQVLPSLYFVICIVGLSLNGVAAWIFFRVPSDSGLVVYLKNMVVADLLMLTSFPFRVAAELNLGGWFLHVIICRYTAVLFYSSMYVGILFMGLISLERYVKIVGHTSPPCKTRLGVSSLHFLQSVGFARGLALFNWSLLLLCVLPNAVLTSQPANESNSRHCMQLKTPLGMQWHRVSTFFSVGLFWVTLLVLIFCYASIANQIYRSYRRVRQDSSEICRKSNRSIFSILAVFFVCFVPYHVCRMPYTISQMPASGFSPSSRFLLFQLKEGTLFLSALNVCLDPIIYFLMCQTFRESLLRKMSGRRRRRRSLTTAQSASTI; encoded by the coding sequence atGGATCACCTCAACTCCACCCTCCCATCCACCAACCAATCGGACTTCGGCAGCCTCTTCACCCACCAGGTCCTCCCGTCGCTCTACTTTGTGATCTGCATCGTAGGCCTGTCCCTCAACGGTGTGGCTGCATGGATCTTCTTCAGAGTGCCCAGCGACTCGGGGCTGGTGGTCTACCTGAAGAACATGGTGGTGGCTGACCTCCTCATGCTGACCTCCTTCCCCTTCAGGGTGGCGGCTGAGCTAAATTTGGGCGGCTGGTTCCTGCATGTGATCATCTGTCGCTACACCGCCGTGCTCTTCTACTCCTCCATGTATGTTGGGATCCTCTTCATGGGGCTCATCAGCCTGGAGCGCTACGTGAAGATCGTCGGACACACGTCGCCCCCCTGCAAGACCAGGCTGGGCGTGTCCTCACTGCACTTCCTGCAGAGCGTCGGCTTTGCCCGGGGGCTGGCGCTCTTCAACTggagcctcctcctcctctgcgtCCTGCCCAATGCCGTGTTgaccagccagccagccaatGAGTCAAACTCTCGTCATTGCATGCAGCTGAAGACTCCCCTGGGCATGCAGTGGCACAGGGTGTCCACCTTCTTCAGTGTGGGCCTGTTCTGGGTGACGCTGCTGGTTCTTATCTTCTGCTACGCCTCCATCGCCAACCAGATCTACCGGTCATACCGCCGCGTGCGCCAAGACAGCAGCGAAATCTGCCGCAAGTCCAACCGCAGCATCTTCAGCATCCTGGCGGTGTTCTTTGTCTGCTTTGTGCCGTACCACGTCTGCCGCATGCCGTACACCATCAGCCAGATGCCGGCGTCGGGTTTCAGCCCATCCAGTCGCTTCCTGTTGTTCCAACTGAAGGAGGGGACGCTCTTCCTGTCAGCGCTCAACGTCTGCCTCGACCCCATCATCTACTTCCTGATGTGCCAAACGTTCAGAGAGTCACTGCTGAGGAAAATGTccggaagaaggaggaggaggagatc